DNA sequence from the Longimicrobium sp. genome:
CCTCGGCACCCCAGTGGACCGCATGGTGGACGCGATGGTCGGCCGCTACCGCCGCGTGTGGACCCCCGCCATGCGTGCCCGCGCGCAGGCGCTGGGGATGGACGAGCGGCAGGTGGTGACGCTGGCCTCCATCGTGGAGCGCGAGGCAAAGGTTTGGGCAGAGCGGCCCACGATCGCCGCCGTGTACCACAACCGGCTCCGGGTGGGGATGCGGCTCCAGGCGGACCCCACGGTGCAGTACGCGCTCGGCGGGAACCGCGCGCGGCTCCTGTACCGCGACATCGACGCCGTAAAGGACAACCCGTACAACACCTACACGCACGCCGGCCTCCCGCCTGGGCCCATTGCCTCCCCCAGCGCGGGCGCCATCCAGGCGACGCTCAACCCGGCGCCGGTCGACTTCGTGTACTTCGTGGCGCGCCCCAACGGCACGCACGTCTTCACGCGCACGCTTGCCGAGCACAACGCCGCGAAGCGCGCATCCCAGGCCGAGGCCCGCGCCCGCGCCGCCGCCCCGGCCCGGTGAGCGCGCTCGCATCGCGCCTGGGGCTGATCGTCGTCACTGATCCCGGCATCCCCGCCGGGCGCACGCTGGTGGATGTGGTGCGCGCGGCGCTGCGAGGCGGCGCGCCCTCGGTGCAGCTGCGCGCCAAGGATGCCTCCGCCCGCGATGCCGCCCTCCTCGCCCGCGAGCTCCTGGCGGAGACGCGCGCCGCCGGGGCCCTCCTCTTCATCAACGACCGCGTCGACGTCGCCCTTGCCGTCGGCGCGGACGGCGCGCACCTGGGAGACGAGGACCTCCCCCTGGCCGCCGCACGCCGCATCGTCCCCCGCGGATTCCTCCTCGGGATGTCCGCCGACAGCGTGGATCTCGCCCTTCAGGCCGAGCGCGACGGGGCCGACTACCTGGGCGTGGGACCGGTCTACGGCACCGCCAGCAAGGCCAATGCGGGGGCCCCCATCGGCACCGCCCGCATCGCCGAGGTGGCGGCCTCCGTCCGCATCCCCATCGTCGGCATCGGCGGCATCCACGCGCACAACGCGGCCCCGGTGGTCCACGCCGGGGCCGCGGGGGTCGCCGTCATCAGCTCAGTGATGCACGCGGATGATCCGGAGGCGGCGGCGCGGGCGTTGATGGAGGCGGTGGCGCGGGGGTGATGGCTGGAGTTGGGCAGCCGGTGGGCAACCGGTGGGGGCCGGCGGTTGAAACCGCTGCAACAACGGCGGGAAGCCTGCCTGCGCAGGCTCCGGTGGCGGCATCCGGTGGGTGTTGCAGGGTCCGGCGGCGCATCACCGGGGGGCCGGGATGGGCGGCGGTGGCGGGCACCGGCGCCGCATCACCGGGGATGAATCCCCCGGCTGGAACGACGGGAAGGCGGCTAAAGCCGGCTCGTGCACGCCGGAATCGGAGTTCGCCGAGGCGGACGTTGCGTGGCTCCAGCGGCGGATTGATTCGCTTCTGGGACGGGCTGCGCCGCGTAGAAATCAGAAGCGCCGGGCGGATCTCGCCCCCGAGTCCGCGCAGGCGGACTTCGTGCTGTTGTTGCAGCGAGTTCACTCGCCACAGCAAGTCCCCCCCAGCCCTACTCCCGCACGCGGCTCTCCAGGTTGTACTTCGAGAGCATGCGGTGGATCGTCTTGCGGTCGATGCCGGCGGTGCGGGCGGCTTGCGAGATGTTGCCGTTGTGGCGCTTGAGCAGGTCCTGGAGGTACTCCTTCTCGAAGACCGTGATGGCGTCCGTCTTGGCGTCGTGGAAGGGCTGGTCCGCGTTGAAGATGTTCATCGGCCGCACCCCGCCCGCGCCGCCCGTGGCCCGCT
Encoded proteins:
- the thiE gene encoding thiamine phosphate synthase, with translation MSALASRLGLIVVTDPGIPAGRTLVDVVRAALRGGAPSVQLRAKDASARDAALLARELLAETRAAGALLFINDRVDVALAVGADGAHLGDEDLPLAAARRIVPRGFLLGMSADSVDLALQAERDGADYLGVGPVYGTASKANAGAPIGTARIAEVAASVRIPIVGIGGIHAHNAAPVVHAGAAGVAVISSVMHADDPEAAARALMEAVARG
- the mltG gene encoding endolytic transglycosylase MltG: MTHAHIRHCAAFFALILLGACGGGGPSGPPVRFTVPAGSGLSTVADTLEARQIVKSATRFKLYARGKRAAARIQPGVYEMQRGTEWAEILRKLTTGDVVKTRVVIPEGWTIMQVAPRLAKAAGIAADSALELLSSEEAAKRRTVPGPTLEGYLYPATYVFPLGTPVDRMVDAMVGRYRRVWTPAMRARAQALGMDERQVVTLASIVEREAKVWAERPTIAAVYHNRLRVGMRLQADPTVQYALGGNRARLLYRDIDAVKDNPYNTYTHAGLPPGPIASPSAGAIQATLNPAPVDFVYFVARPNGTHVFTRTLAEHNAAKRASQAEARARAAAPAR